The Rhizoctonia solani chromosome 14, complete sequence genome has a segment encoding these proteins:
- a CDS encoding GMC oxidoreductase: MVDDIMDLRTGHGCARLAKYINPNTGQREDAAHRYIHTQSHNKRLHILTKTLVTRVLFDKNKAIGVEVIGNKNQDSAADQTPRRIIARKLVRSGVGEATRLSKLGVDVVVDLPGVGANYEDHSSCMIPYHVPDDLETIDPVMEQNKEVLEKYLTQFSYGKGFLTTNLNDAGSRLRPTAEELKNIGPAFNEVWKRKFEQAPDKAVFVQTILNGFIGPRTVVPKGSRFMMVANILAYPASSGHVYITSTDPYSPPDFHAGFLEDQADLEAHVWMYKKSREIFRRIPSYRGEYAPLHPRFPSGSQAACVHLEKAYPQGIEDLVYTKDDDAALEDWVRERSDTTWHSVGSVQMKPREQGGCVDPRLNVYGAVNLKVADLSITFKCGGYTNSTALLIGEKAALIIAEDLGLNIRERSIKSGVIPDGASSNNN; this comes from the exons GTCGCACAACAAGCGTTTACATATTCTCACAAAGACATTGGTCACCCGAGTGCTTTTTGACAAAAACAAGGCTATTGGAGTTGAAGTGATCGGGAATAAAAATCAAGATTCAGCCGCAGATCAGACACCACGAAGGATCATCGCTCGCAAATTAGTG CGCAGCGGGGTAGGTGAGGCTACTCGGTTATCTAAGCTTGGCGTGGATGTGGTAGTCGACCTTCCTGGAGTTGGCGCGAATTATGAAGACCACAGTTCTTGCATGATTCCTTACCATGTTCCCGATGACTTAGAAACAATCGACCCGGTAATGGAACAAAACAAGGAAGTCCTCGAGAAATATCTTACGCAATTTTCATACGGAAAGGGGTTTTTAACGACAAATCTCAATGATGCTGGAAGTAGACTGCGTCCCACTGCCGAAGAGTTGAAGAACATTGGACCTGCATTTAATGAAGTGTGGAAGCGTAAATTCGAACAGGCTCCTGATAAA GCTGTATTTGTGCAAACAATTTTGAATGGGTTTATCGG CCCTCGCACAGTTGTTCCTAAAGGATCTCGCTTCATGATGGTGGCAAATATCTTAGCATAT CCGGCATCTAGTGGTCATGTTTACATTACGTCAACGGATCCTTATTCACCCCCGGACTTCCATGCCGGATTCCTCGAAGATCAAGCTGATTTGGAAGCCCATGTTTGGATGTACAAGAAGTCTCG AGAGATATTCCGCCGAATACCAAGCTATAGAGGCGAGTATGCACCTTTGCACCCTAGATTTCCCTCCGGGAGTCAGGCGGCTTGTGTACATCTCGAAAAGGCGTACCCGCAGGGAATCGAAGATCTAGTCTATACCAAAGATGATGATGCTGCACTCGAGGATTGGGTAAGGGAGAGATCAGATACGACCTGGCATTCT GTTGGATCAGTTCAAATGAAACCCAGAGAACAGGGGGGGTGCGTAGATCCTCGTCTAAATGTGTATGGGGCTGTCAATTTGAAGGTCGCAG ATCTGTCTATTACCTTCAAATGTGGGGGCTACACGAACTCAACTGCGCTGTTGATTGGAGAGAAAGCAGCCTTGATAATCGCCGAAGACCTTGGTTTGAATATTCGTGAACGTAGTATCAAGAGTGGTGTAATTCCAGATGGCGCTAGCAGTAATAATAATTAA